The proteins below come from a single Nocardiopsis gilva YIM 90087 genomic window:
- the rpmC gene encoding 50S ribosomal protein L29, with translation MAKSLTAQELRTQSQEDLAAKLKEAKEELFNLRFQAATGQLDNHGRLRTVKREIARIYTVMREHELGIVPLAGESAEKTKEAAE, from the coding sequence ATGGCGAAGTCCCTGACCGCCCAGGAGCTTCGGACCCAGTCCCAGGAGGACCTGGCCGCCAAGCTCAAGGAGGCGAAGGAAGAGCTGTTCAACCTCCGCTTCCAGGCCGCCACCGGGCAGCTGGACAACCACGGGCGGCTGCGCACCGTGAAGCGTGAGATCGCTCGGATCTACACGGTCATGCGGGAGCACGAGCTCGGCATTGTGCCGCTGGCCGGTGAGTCGGCTGAGAAGACGAAGGAAGCAGCCGAATGA
- the rplP gene encoding 50S ribosomal protein L16 produces MLIPRKVKYRKQHHPDLKGRAKGGTQVHFGEYGIQALEAAYVTNRQIESARIAMTRHIKRGGKVWINIFPDRPLTKKPAETRMGSGKGSPEWWVAPVKPGRVMFELSGVPEDVAKEAMRRAMHKLPMKCKFVKREVEA; encoded by the coding sequence ATGCTCATTCCCCGCAAGGTCAAGTACCGCAAGCAGCACCACCCGGACCTCAAGGGTCGCGCCAAGGGTGGGACGCAGGTTCACTTCGGTGAGTACGGCATCCAGGCACTGGAGGCCGCCTACGTCACCAACCGGCAGATCGAGTCCGCTCGTATCGCCATGACGCGTCACATCAAGCGTGGCGGCAAGGTCTGGATCAACATCTTCCCGGACCGCCCGCTCACGAAGAAGCCGGCCGAGACCCGCATGGGTTCCGGTAAGGGCTCCCCCGAGTGGTGGGTGGCCCCGGTGAAGCCCGGGCGCGTGATGTTCGAGCTGTCGGGTGTGCCGGAAGACGTGGCCAAGGAGGCCATGCGTCGGGCGATGCACAAGCTCCCGATGAAGTGCAAGTTCGTGAAGCGCGAAGTGGAGGCGTGA